The DNA region tgcctgaaaagtcattctgttacaaaattgaaccgattcagctgaaccggttcatccaaccggttcgatagttgtaccggttgaacatttctggcacaaaatgtagcatgcgacatatctaactctttcaaattgtctcaaaagtcattctgtaactGTCTCAAAAGTCCTCCATCTTGTTTTGATAGACCAAAGTTTATGTCGGTGGGTGAacacaactttttttgtttatttaataaaGAACAAAATGAAATATGTACCATTTTTACATGAAGAAATGGTCAACATCATCATCCAAACCTCCgacagcgacacaaaaaaaaacaaatcaaattattcactctacagcagccttggcgttctcgattacgagattcttactcgaaactaggtgtccgaaggcttgattgttgaggcatttgcaaacctctttttacagcttccatccaccccgggattcgaactgacgacctttggattgtgagtccaactgcctaccagcgactccaccgaggcaggacccagggagacgactcctacacccggaccgagctaacgacctaacctctaggttagaccggggccaacatttacttccctgtccgacggaaggcgtgatcaggcaaatctcgccTCAAAATTTGCTAccaggaccttctgggatcgaacccaggccgactggatggaaggcaaccacgcttacccctacaccacggtcccggcagcGAAACGCAACCactatttgttgttgttgctttatttccggcagctttaaccttcccggtcattcgctgcccaacCACTATTTAGTTCGACAGAAAATGTAGAGAGAAAAAGTGCGGCGAGAGTGGAAATCGCTCGTTTCGATTTGGTGCCAGCCCAGAGCGACAAAATGTCGGTGACGTTTAACCTCGCGTTCAACATAAAATGTCGTTGCACTCAGAATTAGAGTTGATAAGtttgtgaagtttttttgaagtttgcgAAGCGTAATGTCAGATAAGTCGCCGCTAAAAttcgatttatttccgaaaccaCAATAAATAAATGGCCGTAAGCagggttgccacaaatacagatttaactgtattttacagatttttgaggtgatgaggtcatacagaatctgtatataaagaaatacagattttaaggAAAACATACAGATTTAcagattttcccgattttttattaaaatcaaataattttaattctttaaatattttttttttcaattgctagATCAgcccaaacattaaattttagattgtatagcatttttatgcattaaaaaccattaagaatattttgttttttgaaaaattgtttaaaaatgtcaatacagattccaaatacagattttcgtccccctgatacagatatacagatttttgaccctCAAAAATGCAGAATCAACTGTGGCAACCCTGGCCGTAAGAGCAAAGTCGTatcgcccttttcaaatgttgctccagaagtgCGCATATCTTAACCTAAATTTTGACCTGAAAATGGATTCTacatccaatttccttcaaaattgagcttaTGACTGactttctaagatttgtggttcctgagctatcgtcgtttgaaaataggggttccgctcaaaaattgccaaaaagtcGTTTTTTGGGAAGGTAATTGAGGGAGTGGTCCGATTTGTacgaaattgggtcctaaaatgaagcttggatttctgatattattgtttacagcgataaagcttatttttgtgagtacaatgaccctttgtacgaccacatagagtttagaatggatttttaaatcaattttgaaaaattaacctcgcggtccttcttgacagaaaagctcctacttgacagctcgttccaaggggaccatagttgatccatcgaaaaaatgttgtcttgtcaaaaaaaaatcgcattaaaatgaaaaaaagtgatcagatatggtttttaatcgtgttttttaccgttgtacataaaaatttacatagggctttagtacccaattcaggaatcttgcatgttttgatacaCTGAGGAAAAAGAATGTAAGATTTTCATAAGTCCACATCTTATGTACTGCCTGATTTGAGTATCCACTAGCCTCTCGCGATTTTCATAGACAATCTTATGACCGTCACTATAAATTCATATGGTTATAACTAAACTTTACTTATGAATTTGGTCCACTGTTGATAGACTATGGACTTCATAAGAAATTCTTATGGAATTCATCtgtaatttgtcaatggttTTCGCGTAAGATGCTAGTGTgaatttttgacatttcaagATGGCGAAAGGACGGATCTTGCAGACCGGTTCCGGTAACAACTACACAAAGCTGTTGCGCCGCTCTGAGTTTCTGATCGGACGAATCAATCTTCTTGTTTACCGCGACATCCAAGGCTCAGGTAAGTTCTGTGGCGGGTGTTTCGTGGGTTTTGGTTCGaagttaaatattttatttgggtATTTTCAGGTAACATTAACGACCGTTGGTTCCGACGGCGGCCCTCCTCAGCATCCTCCAGAAGGATCCGGAGAATAGCATCGATGAGGACAGTTCCGTGCAGCGACTGGTCGAAGGTCGGAGAAAACATCTCCTCGAAGCAAAAAAGGAAATGAAGTTTTGGGTATAATACGatagtttaaaaatatatacgtttaaaattgaaattaatttttgttttcattcaacaaaaaataagaaaaatggtTATGAAAAACGATGTTTGTTAATATGATCTCCATGAGCATTGCCATATATTCTGTACACAATTCCATCTATGAATGTCATAAGATAACTCAATGGATATCTTAAGTAACGGCTTTGTCAAATTTCCCCTACCAGCCATAAGAGAATCTTATGACATCCGAATAAAATCCTGATGTCGAAAGGTCATATCATAAGACGTTCTTATGGATTTGGCCAGTTCTTTTTTCTGAGtgtagtatcaacagccctgccaaatttggagcctaacatttcaaaagggcacaaaacttttgtaaacaatagtgtatccctttcactcaaatgacagtttgcataaggtgtgagagggatacactcttgtttacaaaagttttgtgccctaatgaaatggaaagcacgatTTGAGCggaatcggagagggtaattttcaaatgctgttccgttCCAGAGAGAATGACTCATATTGTGttcaaataaaagactacaATTTATTGCTTTTAGTACGACTTTTATTTGATACTAAATCTAACGTTCATACTTTTCATTGGgttttatatattatttattatacTTCAGAGACCTCGTAAAAGTCAAGCAGCGCTCTTACCAGATGAGATGGGGTTTGGGAACTTACACAATACAAATAGATAATGCATTTTAGAAACTACAAACTACTTCGGGTTTTGTTGAGTGCCGCAAAACGCTTCTACACAACTCTCAATAGGATGCTGATGACGAAGGGGGCGAAAACTAATAGCGATGTGGAGTTAAGCTACGACGGGGCGACATAAACCCACTAGCTTCCGTCAATATCGCCGTCGTCTTCCTCCATCTGGCCACCACCAATCTGGAGTCCCTTCTCCTGGATCGCCGCCACAACGGCCGACTCGAGCAGATCGATACCCTGTCCCTGCTGCTGGGGATCTACGTCCATCGCCGGCACCGGAATCAGCTCCGGCTCCACCGCGTCCTCCTCGATGGCCACGGCCGCTGGCTGCAGACCCCGCTCGTTTATCGCGGCCATTATTGCACGGTTCTCCACCTCCTGCTCGTGTTCCAGCTCGGCCGCCTGGGCCTGGACCATCATTTCCGCCTCCTCGACGCCGTTATGCCGAGCCTCGAAAAAGCTCAGATACTGCTCCAGAACTAGATTGATTGTGTTGTCCTCGATGCAGGCGGCTATTTGCGCTTCCTGCCAGCTGGCCAGATCCGGGGCCATCTCCGGATGACGGCCCGCAGGCCGCGCGTTGATTTCCTCCAGCGAACTCGACGAGGGCCCTGCGGCCATCGGCGCTCCGTCCACTGGGGCGTGATCCGACGGGCCTTGGAAGGACAGCAATCGGGGACGTTTGTTGATTGCGGTGGAACTACTGCTGGTGCTGGAACTGGTGCCCTGGCCCGGATTGCGGTCACTCATTTTCAACGGAACATCGCGGATTACTacgatgaaaaaaatcctccaaTTTTCACTTCCCCTCgtcgtttgtttttatttacgtTTTAAGTTTCACTTTGTTGCCGTGACACAAGAGGGTGAAAGATCTATCGATTTCTGACTACAGTTTGAAAAGGGttgatattaatttaaaatatctctctacaaaaaaaatcacgaaatctcaggatatgaaaaatttaagaatgcAATAAAATCAAGATAAGTTTTTATGTCATATTgagaattaaaacatttttatatgtTAATCTAGATTTGCTCAGCGTTCTTCTTGTTCTTTGTGTTGAGAGcagtgaattttgtttttgttttggttgaacaGCTGAAACGCTTTTAGTACAATTTGTGTCATTCAGGGGTGTGAAAATGTGTGTGTTCTAAAAtagaagaaaataagaaaaaaggcTAGTACGTAactcggaaggaacgcaaaactcaattttaaaattgggtcctaaaatgaagcttagattgctgatattattgtttacagcgataaagcttatttttctgagtacaatgactctttgtacgaccacaaagagtttgaaatagatttttcaatcaatttggaaaaattaacctccttcttgacagaaaagttcctacttgacaactcgttccaaggggactatagacgtatccagtttgaaatggccgctaggtggccaatggtgttagaaatgacagcttccatgtatttgaatatgggagctcaggaaaactcaatttttaagcaataaaatgattatttatgataaaagtattgattgattaggtgcacaaaatgtgtctagaatattattaaaataaaaactgttcaaaaatttgcaattgagataagtacaccatttgattcagcaggaattttgggcaccaaaaatatatagttttcatatgttaagtgttttattttagaagaaaattaacaaaaagtatgaaaatcgagacatttagtatgggagctgtcaaatctctcaccatcaaaaagcagcgttgagctttcgctggatttgtctatagttgatccatcgaaaaaatgtttttgtcaatattgttgttgcattaaaatgaaaaaagtgatcagaaatggtttttaatcgagtttttttaccgttgtacataaaaattgacatagggctttagtacccaattcggaaaaggtttgaaaaggaaATGAAGCGTGTTCGCGCGTTGgtattttaacgattttcggACATTACATAATAAACTcgcaattttacaaattaaaacaCGGTTTATTCACGCGAACTAAAACACTTAACGTTTATTAAAACGCGAGGGTCACTTGGTGACGGTTTATTCTCGACTGTGAAGTCCTAAACTAAAACTACTGCGGCTGACCGGTGAGACACTCTTTCTCGCGATGTCCAGCAGAGCTACGACACTCGCGGAGTGGGATTCTGCAAATCAGAATTGGAGATCACAACTGATCTCTGATGCGAGAAGGTACAGCTTGGGCAAGGGGAATAAGGGTTTCAAAGGGTTTACAAATTTATCTCCTAACTCGCTTCAACATAACCGGCCGCCTTGAAAGCTCCCAGGTTTCAAAACATCTACTCTCTCTCTTCCTCCTACAGCTATCCTGGGAGATCTCTTCGATAGCTTATCACTAGTTCTGTTTTGATTCCTACTTTCTAGTTAAAAACAATCAGCTTATATACTAACACAAAAGAATCAGGGTCAAGATTGGGACGAGTACATAGATTGTTCTTCTTGTGTGGACGATACGGGTTCTTTTGTTATCTGGACTGTAGATTGGCTCAGTCTTCTTCTGCTCTCGGACTGCTGCAAATCGCACGTACGGACACCTCATCGCTTGGACTGGACTGCTGCACCGACCGCCTACTTCGACCTGGATTATGCTGCTGCTCGCTGTATGCTGCTTGTGCTCGTACATGCTACGACACTGACTGTTGACCGTACTGCTTGGATCATGCTGCTGGATCTTGACGATCGTAATCTGGAGTATGCGCTGCTGTTGTGGTTCGATGCTGTTGTTGTCTTCTTCTTGAGCTGCTCTTCTTGACGTTCTTGTGCTGCGATGCGTAACCGCTTCGGGACTGGTTGTACTGCTGCGTTGTTTCTTGCTGGGGTTAGACTGCTTCAACCGAACTGATGCACTGCTCTCTCGGCTCAGATTGTGTGCTGCTTGCGGGGGCGTAGTGCCGTGGTTCGTGACGCGGGCTGATCCGCGCAtttcttgtcgtgctatctgaGAAATGAGAGGGTGCTTTTTTACCTTTATAATCACAACATAAAACGACTTGCCTGGTTTGCGGAGACCACCGTCCGTGGCCTCCGCGGACGTCCCTCGGACGTCGACGCTCTGCTTACTGCTGGTGTGGTTCGGAACTCGTATTTCTTGGGTGCTATGCTGGTAGACCGTTGACTTGCTGGCTTCTGTTGCGTAGGTTCTGCGTTGTGACCGCCTGGCGAATTGATCAGATTCGCTGACGACCGCTGCACGGACCTCGAGAACGGATTGTACACTCCGTCTCGGCTCGCCGTCGAAGATTCGATCGTACCTCAAAGTAGCAAATGGTGGGGGTGGCTTTTAGTTCCGATACCGACTGTGGGGTGCCCTTGTGGCTACCGTTGACGCTTGGCGTCCTTTCTTCTGAACCCATGACCTGACTGTAGCGCGTAGCTACTCCTTAATGCAACATGCATGCAACCAACACCGAAACGACACATTTTTACCTCATTTGGACGAGACAACTGGACTTGCGTGACTTCGCCGGGTCTGGTTTGGACGGACCAGAGGGGCGTGGGCGTGAACGACTGGCAAAAAAGAACTCGGTTAGCTTTTTGAATGGAGAAATAATACACAACTTAACTGGGAGTGCGGAGGCCTCCCGGCCTCCGCCGGTGGAGGAGAAGCTAGTTCTCCCCTTGCTGCGAAGATGGTACGGTGTTGTCGCGTATTGGGAGGACGCAAATTTTAGATACGCCTCGCTTGAATGTGCCGTCCTTAGTTCGAACGGTGACAACTCGGACACGTCCGTCTTGCCCTGGGTGCACCTCGGTGACACGTGCCAGGGGCCACTTCAGTGGTGGGATGTTTTCGCACATCAAAACCACCATCGTGCCGACTCGTATGTTGTCCTTCTGCTGGGTCCATTTGATCCGATTGTGGAGATCGGAGAGGTATTGAGTTGTCCACGTCTTCCACAGAGTTTGCACATAGTGCTGAACTGCTTGCCACGCTGAAAGTCGGTTCTCCGGAATGCCATCCAGATCTGGTTCTGGGATGGCCACGAGTGGACGATGAATGAGGAAATGTCCCGGTGTCAGGGCCTCAAAGTCGTTCGGGTCGTTGCTTAGTGGGGTCAGAGGTCTTGAATTTAAGATCGCTTCGATTTGGGTCAGGATTGTCTGCATCTCGTCGTAGAACAGCTTGCGAGCTCCAACGGTTCGTTTCAACAGCGTCTTGAACGACTTTACGGCGGACTCCCACAGTCCACCGAAGTTCGGGGTGCGCGCCGGAATGAACTGGAACTCAATGCGGTCTGCTGCTGTCTGCGCGACCACCCTCGCTTGGAACTCTTGGTTCAGGAACAGTCTGTGCAGCTCCTTCAATTCTCTCGAAGCCCCCACGAAATTCGTTGCGTTGTCGCACTTAATCAGTTCGGGTTTACCGCGGCGGGCTGAGAATCTCTTGAGTGCTGCTAGGAACGCTTCTGTGGTCAGGTTTGCCACCAACTCCAGGTGTACCGCTTTAGTGACGAGGCAGACAAAAACAGCGACGAAACATTTCACCGGAACTCCACGACGCAGACCGTGAACCAGATAGAAGGGACCGCAATAGTCAACGCCAACTCTTTGGAATGCGAAACACGGGTTGACTCGCTCGGGCGGGAGGTCCGCCATCAGTTGGTTCTGGACACGTGGTCTAGCGCGAAAACAGCTTACGCACGAATGAATCACCTTGCGCACCACGTTCCTGGCGCTGGTCGGCCAAAACCTTCCGCGCACAGCTGACAGCAGCAGTTGCTGTCCAGCGTGGTACAGGTTCACGTGGTAGTCAGCGATAACAGTCTCGGTGAAAGGATGACGATGGTCCAGGATGTACGGATGTTTTCGGCTCGCTGAGACATTGGCGTTCTGCAGCCGGCCGCCAACACAGAGTAGACCATCTACCAGCTGTGGGTTCAGTGCAGCGATCCTCGAGTTGTCCTGCACTTGGTGACCTCTTTTCAGGTCAGCGATCTCTTGTTGAAAGCATTCCTGTTGTGCGATGCGCACCAACCGCTTCAGTGCATCCTCGTACTCCTCGCTTGTGATTGGTCCGAGCTTTCTCGAATCTTGGTGAGCCTGCTTCGCGTTGTGGCCGAATCGAATACCGTACGCAACACCACGTACTAGACGTGTGAGCGACGAGTTCAGGCTGAAGATGTGACTCGGTTTGATTGTTGGCAACACTGCAGCAACGCTGCGTTCTTCGAGGAGCGATGCGTCGAGATCTTCTTCACGGATTTGCTCAACGTGTGGCCAGTTCGCTTTGTCCAGCTTTAACCAGCAGGGTCCATGGAACCAGAGAGATTGGTACTGCAACTGGGCTGGCGTCATCCCGCGGGAGATTATGTCAGCCGGGTTCTCGGTTCCTGGGACGTGATTCCAAATACCGCCTCGAGTGAGATGCTGAATCTCAGAAACCCTGTTCGCGACGAATGTCTTCCATCTCGAGGGCGGCGACTTGATCTGGCACAGCGTAATCATCGAATCGGTCCAGAAGTACGCTTCTGGCGTGAAAGGGAGAGAATTGGCGACTTTGTCGTACAGGTGTGCGAGCAAAAGAGCAGAGGACAACTCCAGCCTGGGAATAGTCTGCTCGGCATCCAACTCGTTTTGCTCAGGATTTGACTGCTCTGCTTGCTCTTCTTCTGGCTGTTTCTGCGACGTCTTCTTCTTCGACTTCTTCTTCGGCTTCGGGATTGGTGCGACCCGAGACTTGGCCGTAAGAAGGTTCACCACTACTTCGCCGTCTTTGTACTCAATCCGCACGTACAAGCACGCACCGTATGCTTTGGTTGAGGCGTCGCAAAATCCGTGGATTTGAACTGACTTGGCCTTCCGTTCGACTCCTATCCAGCGAGGAACTGAGAGGCCTTCTAGTCCCTTGAGGTTTCGTCTGTACTCCAGCCAAAACTCTTGATCAGCTTCCTTAAGCGGTGCATCCCAATCGTACTGGTGTCGCCACAGCTGCTGTACAAATATCTTCGCTTGGACGACAACTGGACCAGCTACTCCTAGCGGATCCCAATGCATAGAAAGATCGGATGCAACCACACGCTTCGTGATCTCGCTTGTGCTGTTCCAAGTCGGTGTGAAGAATTGGAAGGTGTCCGATTGAGGCTCCCAGATCAGTCCCAACGTCTTCACGGTGTAGCTTGCAGCGTCGAACTCCAGGATGGACTGACCATTCCTCAAGTGGTCGGGGACTCTCCACAGCAGCTGCCTACAGTTCGAGTTCCACTTGCGTAACGATAATCCAGCAGACTCCATCAACTCCAAGATCTCGTTAATCAGCTTCATTCCCTCTTCCAGATCATCTACGCCAGTGAGCAAGTCATCCACGTAAAAGTCTTGCTTGACAATCTTGGCAGCGAGTGGATATCTTGCTTCTCCGTCAGCAGCCAATCTTTGCAGACATTTAGTGGCGAGATACGGCGCAGACGCTGTACCGTATGTAACGGTCTTCAACTCGAACGTACGCACAGGCTCGGTAGGGGACTTTCTCCAGACGATTCGCTGCAGGGGCCGATCTGCTTCGGCGATCCTAACCATCCGATACATCTTGGCGATGTCAGCGACGAGTGCGTAGCGGTGGAATCGAAAGCGAATCACGGTGTTGAACAGGTCATCCTGCACAACGGGACCGACCATGAGTCCGTCGTTGAGCGAAACACCAGTGGACGTTGCGCACGAAGCGTCGAACACCACTCGCAGCTTTGTTGTGGTGCTGTCTGGCCGGATAACAGCATGATGGGGCAAATAGTACTTGATTCCAGCGGAAGCGTCATCGACAACTTCTTCCATGTGGCCGAGAGCTTCGTACTCGTGCATGAAGTCAGCATACATCTTCTGCAGTTCTGGATTCGCTGCGAATCTTCTCTCCATTCCCATCAGCCGCTTCACGGTAGTTGCTTTCGATTCTCCTAACCGGCTAATAACGTCGTCTTTCTTCGGCAGAGTTACAACGAAACGGCCTTGTTCGTCCCGTACAGTGGTTTTGTCGAAGAACTCTTCACAAGCAGACTCTTCCAGTGAGTGGGTGCTGATGTTGCGGCACGTTTCGAGTTcccagaactttgcaagatcCGCTTGCAGCTGTGCAGTGGAGACGACAAACGTAGACGACTGCTCGGTGGCCGTACTGTTCGGTACGCGCCCAGAAATGATCCAGCCGAACACCGTTTCTTGAAGTGTCGGCCCTTCTTGAGTCGCCTTCTGCTTTCCTTGCCGGAGCAGGTCCATGAAAAACTCCGCACCGATGATGAGATCGATCGGCTTCGACTCAAAGAACTGAGGATCAGCAAGTTGCGCACAATCTGGGAGTTTCCAATGCTCGGGATCAATCGTTGCAGTCGGCAGTGGGATGGTTAGCTTCGGCAACACGTGGAATTCCATCTCCTCTGCGAACGACGAAATGGCGCTCGAACGAGGGCAAACTTCTGCACTGACAACCTTGGTTGAGACTGCAGCTGTAGGTCCAATTCCTTGAATGGACAGGTATGCTGGAGTTTGCTTGAACTTCAGCTTGGTTGAGAAGGACTTCGTCATCAAGCAGTGCTGGGAGCAGGAATCTAGTAGCGCTCTGGCCAGCAGGGTGTTTCCGTGACGATCCTTCACCTTCACGAGTGCAGTCGACAGCAGGATGTTTTGGGTAGGCGTGATAGGAAGTGCAATGCATGCATGGCTTGTGTTCTGCTGATTTGTGTCTGGTGCGTTCTGTCCGGTTCTGACGATCGCATTACTTGCAGTGTCCGTGGCAGTGTTCTGCTGGTTCTGGTTTGTGTTGGCTGGTCTGTTCTGTGGCTGTCTGTTCGGGTTCGCTGTCTGTTGTCTTGTTTGCGTGGGTGGAACGGAGGATCTTGTGATGTGCAGCATCGTGTGATGATTACGGCGACAGTGACGGCACTGTCCTCTTTCGCAGGTTCTGGAGAGATGTCCAGGCTTCAAACAATTCCGGCACAACCTGTTCTGCATCACAAAATCGATTCTTTCTTGCAGGCTCATCGTCTGGAACTTGTTACATTGGAAGGGTGTGTGCCAGGGTTCGTTGCAGATCCGGCACCTACCAGACGACGAATTCGCTGCGAAGTTACACACTGCAGGCCTTGATGGGCGTTGATCAGCATTGCTCGATTTCACACGTGCGATGGACTGGAGGATGGAACACTGACTCTTCAGGAACTCAATTGTGATATCTTCctatttgtttatattttaattaacACTATTTATAATCCTAACGGGAGCAAAACTCCATCTTTATTCCTCAGCTTCATCTGCCAGACTAACTCCCCATCCACGCTCGCTTTA from Culex quinquefasciatus strain JHB chromosome 3, VPISU_Cqui_1.0_pri_paternal, whole genome shotgun sequence includes:
- the LOC119768904 gene encoding uncharacterized protein LOC119768904; translation: MDRYTYLRSSLSGEALQEINNIDFTAINYSVAWQALMEKYENKKLLVKAYLDILFELEPLRRESYQGLSHLVSEFEKSLQMLAKLGEKTENWSTLLVHMICSRLDSATLREWESHHKSKEVPTYTKQDGIVSAMARAAEQALPLRNCGPEAKMLKFRTCERGQCRHCRRNHHTMLHITRSSVPPTQTRQQTANPNRQPQNRPANTNQNQQNTATDTASNAIVRTGQNAPDTNQQNTSHACIALPITPTQNILLSTALVKVKDRHGNTLLARALLDSCSQHCLMTKSFSTKLKFKQTPAYLSIQGIGPTAAVSTKVVSAEVCPRSSAISSFAEEMEFHVLPKLTIPLPTATIDPEHWKLPDCAQLADPQFFESKPIDLIIGAEFFMDLLRQGKQKATQEGPTLQETVFGWIISGRVPNSTATEQSSTFVVSTAQLQADLAKFWELETCRNISTHSLEESACEEFFDKTTVRDEQGRFVVTLPKKDDVISRLGESKATTVKRLMGMERRFAANPELQKMYADFMHEYEALGHMEEVVDDASAGIKYYLPHHAVIRPDSTTTKLRVVFDASCATSTGVSLNDGLMVGPVVQDDLFNTVIRFRFHRYALVADIAKMYRMVRIAEADRPLQRIVWRKSPTEPVRTFELKTVTYGTASAPYLATKCLQRLAADGEARYPLAAKIVKQDFYVDDLLTGVDDLEEGMKLINEILELMESAGLSLRKWNSNCRQLLWRVPDHLRNGQSILEFDAASYTVKTLGLIWEPQSDTFQFFTPTWNSTSEITKRVVASDLSMHWDPLGVAGPVVVQAKIFVQQLWRHQYDWDAPLKEADQEFWLEYRRNLKGLEGLSVPRWIGVERKAKSVQIHGFCDASTKAYGACLYVRIEYKDGEVVVNLLTAKSRVAPIPKPKKKSKKKTSQKQPEEEQAEQSNPEQNELDAEQTIPRLELSSALLLAHLYDKVANSLPFTPEAYFWTDSMITLCQIKSPPSRWKTFVANRVSEIQHLTRGGIWNHVPGTENPADIISRGMTPAQLQYQSLWFHGPCWLKLDKANWPHVEQIREEDLDASLLEERSVAAVLPTIKPSHIFSLNSSLTRLVRGVAYGIRFGHNAKQAHQDSRKLGPITSEEYEDALKRLVRIAQQECFQQEIADLKRGHQVQDNSRIAALNPQLVDGLLCVGGRLQNANVSASRKHPYILDHRHPFTETVIADYHVNLYHAGQQLLLSAVRGRFWPTSARNVVRKVIHSCVSCFRARPRVQNQLMADLPPERVNPCFAFQRVGVDYCGPFYLVHGLRRGVPVKCFVAVFVCLVTKAVHLELVANLTTEAFLAALKRFSARRGKPELIKCDNATNFVGASRELKELHRLFLNQEFQARVVAQTAADRIEFQFIPARTPNFGGLWESAVKSFKTLLKRTVGARKLFYDEMQTILTQIEAILNSRPLTPLSNDPNDFEALTPGHFLIHRPLVAIPEPDLDGIPENRLSAWQAVQHYVQTLWKTWTTQYLSDLHNRIKWTQQKDNIRVGTMVVLMCENIPPLKWPLARVTEVHPGQDGRVRVVTVRTKDGTFKRGVSKICVLPIRDNTVPSSQQGEN
- the LOC6047435 gene encoding uncharacterized protein LOC6047435; translation: MSDRNPGQGTSSSTSSSSTAINKRPRLLSFQGPSDHAPVDGAPMAAGPSSSSLEEINARPAGRHPEMAPDLASWQEAQIAACIEDNTINLVLEQYLSFFEARHNGVEEAEMMVQAQAAELEHEQEVENRAIMAAINERGLQPAAVAIEEDAVEPELIPVPAMDVDPQQQGQGIDLLESAVVAAIQEKGLQIGGGQMEEDDGDIDGS